One segment of Haloplanus natans DSM 17983 DNA contains the following:
- the radA gene encoding DNA repair and recombination protein RadA — MAEDDLETLPGVGPATADKLVEAGFESYQSIAVASPAELSNTADIGESTASDIINAARDAADIGGFESGAAVLERREQIGKLTWNVPEVDELLGGGVETQSITEVYGEFGAGKSQVTHQLSVNVQLPREYGGLRGSAIFVDSEDTFRPERIDDMVRGLDDEIIQATMDDREIEGSPGDEEAMEALVTDVLDKIHVAKAFNSNHQILLAEKAKELASEHEDGEWPVRLLNVDSLTAHFRAEYVGRGELAERQQKLNKHLHDLMRIGDLYNTAVLVTNQVASNPDSYFGDPTQPIGGNILGHTSTFRMYLRKSKGDKRIVRLVDAPNLADGEAVMRVQDAGLVPE; from the coding sequence ATGGCAGAAGACGATCTCGAGACCCTTCCGGGCGTCGGGCCGGCGACGGCGGACAAGTTGGTCGAAGCGGGCTTCGAAAGCTATCAGAGCATCGCGGTCGCGAGTCCAGCCGAACTGTCGAACACCGCCGACATCGGCGAGTCGACGGCGAGCGACATCATCAACGCGGCCCGCGACGCCGCGGACATCGGCGGGTTCGAGTCGGGCGCGGCCGTGCTCGAACGCCGCGAACAGATCGGTAAACTCACCTGGAACGTCCCCGAGGTGGACGAACTCCTCGGCGGCGGCGTCGAGACGCAGTCGATCACCGAAGTGTACGGCGAGTTCGGCGCCGGGAAGTCGCAGGTCACCCACCAGCTCTCGGTGAACGTCCAGCTTCCCCGCGAGTACGGTGGCCTCCGCGGGAGCGCCATCTTCGTCGACAGCGAGGACACGTTCCGCCCCGAACGCATCGACGACATGGTGCGCGGCCTCGACGACGAGATCATCCAGGCCACGATGGACGACCGCGAAATCGAGGGCTCGCCCGGCGACGAGGAGGCGATGGAGGCGCTCGTCACCGACGTTCTCGACAAGATTCACGTCGCCAAGGCGTTCAACTCCAACCACCAGATCCTCCTGGCCGAGAAGGCAAAGGAACTCGCCAGCGAACACGAGGACGGTGAGTGGCCGGTCCGACTGCTCAACGTCGACTCCCTCACCGCGCACTTCCGAGCCGAGTACGTCGGCCGGGGCGAACTCGCCGAACGCCAGCAGAAGCTCAACAAACACCTCCACGACCTCATGCGGATTGGCGACCTCTACAACACCGCCGTCCTCGTCACCAACCAGGTCGCCTCGAACCCCGACTCCTACTTCGGCGATCCGACCCAGCCCATCGGCGGCAACATCCTCGGCCACACCTCGACGTTCCGGATGTATCTGCGCAAGTCCAAAGGCGACAAGCGGATCGTCCGTCTCGTCGACGCACCGAATCTCGCCGATGGCGAGGCTGTGATGCGCGTTCAGGACGCCGGGCTCGTCCCCGAGTAG
- the pspAB gene encoding PspA-associated protein PspAB, which translates to MGLFDSIRSAFGLSAEADATRDADPEDLFGMSTAYLTMEADLDFVPVGAAALCFSSVDSTDFAAAVDEVETILRAGEEDTGTVFRRHEDDHGYHWVVLEDGDPEDLVTSVHFAADTFVEEGYGSRLLAAAFGFERPRDGARAYWIYSFRRGAYYPFAPTGGHERDNRLEFKLQSVLDGELDVEGDESYWYPLWPDGSDGHPWE; encoded by the coding sequence ATGGGCCTGTTCGACTCCATCCGCTCCGCGTTCGGACTGAGCGCCGAAGCGGACGCGACCCGGGACGCCGATCCCGAGGATCTGTTCGGGATGTCTACGGCCTACCTGACGATGGAGGCGGACCTCGATTTCGTCCCGGTCGGCGCCGCAGCGCTCTGTTTTTCCTCGGTCGACAGCACCGACTTCGCCGCCGCCGTCGACGAGGTGGAGACCATCCTCCGGGCGGGCGAGGAAGACACCGGGACCGTCTTCCGTCGCCACGAGGACGACCACGGCTACCACTGGGTCGTCCTCGAGGACGGCGACCCCGAGGACCTCGTGACGAGCGTCCACTTCGCGGCCGATACGTTCGTCGAGGAGGGGTACGGCTCGCGGCTCCTGGCCGCCGCCTTCGGCTTCGAACGCCCCCGCGACGGCGCCCGCGCCTACTGGATCTACTCCTTCCGCCGGGGCGCGTACTACCCTTTCGCCCCGACGGGGGGCCACGAGCGTGACAACCGACTGGAGTTCAAGCTTCAGTCCGTTCTCGACGGCGAACTCGACGTGGAAGGGGACGAATCGTACTGGTATCCGCTGTGGCCGGACGGGTCGGACGGACACCCGTGGGAGTGA
- the htpX gene encoding zinc metalloprotease HtpX encodes MEWKSDWGLRGRMVLTMFLLFALYIVFIAILSQYMGLFGVVVVMGLFSLGQFFFSDRLALYSMGASKVEEDEYPRLHAMVGRLSQQADLPKPTVAVADTRVPNAFATGRSPSNSTVCVTEGLLQTLDEEELEGVLAHELAHVKNRDVMVMTIASFLSTIAFLIVRWGWLFGGGRNRQGGGGMIVAILVSLVVWIVSFVLIRTLSRYREYSADRGGAAITGKPTALASALLTISGRMDRVPKEDLREQSEMNAFFVIPIRSDFVGRIFSTHPPTEKRVERLREMAAEMERR; translated from the coding sequence ATGGAGTGGAAATCCGACTGGGGACTGCGGGGTCGCATGGTCCTGACCATGTTCCTCCTTTTCGCCCTCTACATCGTCTTCATCGCGATCCTGTCGCAGTATATGGGTCTGTTCGGGGTCGTCGTGGTGATGGGGCTGTTCTCGCTGGGACAGTTCTTCTTCAGCGACCGCCTCGCCCTCTACAGCATGGGCGCGTCGAAAGTCGAGGAAGACGAGTACCCGCGCCTGCACGCGATGGTCGGCCGGCTCTCCCAGCAGGCCGACCTGCCGAAACCGACGGTGGCCGTCGCGGACACGCGGGTGCCGAACGCCTTCGCGACCGGGCGGTCGCCGTCGAACTCGACCGTCTGTGTCACCGAGGGACTCCTCCAAACCCTCGACGAGGAGGAACTCGAAGGGGTGCTCGCCCACGAACTCGCCCACGTCAAGAATCGCGACGTGATGGTGATGACTATCGCCTCTTTTCTCTCGACCATCGCGTTCCTGATCGTGCGCTGGGGGTGGCTGTTCGGCGGCGGGCGCAACCGGCAGGGCGGCGGGGGGATGATCGTCGCCATCCTCGTCTCGCTCGTCGTCTGGATCGTCTCTTTCGTCCTGATCCGGACGCTCTCGCGGTACCGCGAGTACTCCGCCGACCGTGGCGGCGCGGCGATCACGGGCAAGCCAACGGCGCTCGCCTCCGCGCTCCTCACGATTTCCGGTCGGATGGACCGGGTACCGAAAGAGGACCTCCGGGAGCAGTCGGAGATGAACGCCTTCTTCGTCATCCCGATCCGGAGCGACTTCGTCGGCCGGATCTTCTCGACGCACCCGCCGACGGAGAAACGGGTCGAACGGCTCCGCGAGATGGCCGCGGAGATGGAGCGGCGGTAG
- a CDS encoding 60S ribosomal export protein NMD3 codes for MSDSESREFCPRCGDPVPARAEPLPGAPRDRDAHLCDACYFDDYEMIDAPERIEVLVCSGCGAVQRGNRWVDVGARDYTDVAVDEVSEALAVHVNARDVTWAVDPEQVDENTIRMHCHFAGVVRETPLEESVVVPVKISRGTCDRCGRIAGGYYNAIVQVRADDRTPTAAERDRAVEIAEAYVADRESAGDRNAFITEIEPVDEGVDIRISTTQMGQGAATRIVRELGGSVESYPTLVTEDGDGNEVYRVTYAVRLPAFTPGDVIDPDDDEGPVLVRSVSGNLKGVRLASGEAYEESFDEGIDARRLATRDDAVETTVVTVEDDHAVQVLDPETYAAETVSRPDFFDPDAETTPVVKTRAGLHLLPD; via the coding sequence ATGAGCGATAGCGAGTCCCGGGAGTTCTGTCCCCGCTGTGGCGATCCGGTTCCGGCGCGAGCGGAGCCACTACCGGGTGCCCCCCGCGACCGCGACGCCCACCTCTGTGACGCCTGCTACTTCGACGACTACGAGATGATCGACGCCCCCGAGCGCATCGAGGTGCTCGTCTGTTCGGGCTGTGGGGCGGTCCAGCGCGGCAACCGCTGGGTCGACGTGGGCGCCCGCGACTACACCGACGTGGCCGTCGACGAGGTGAGCGAAGCCCTCGCGGTCCACGTGAACGCCCGCGATGTCACCTGGGCGGTCGACCCCGAACAGGTCGACGAAAACACCATCCGGATGCACTGTCATTTCGCCGGCGTCGTCCGCGAGACACCACTCGAAGAGTCGGTCGTCGTCCCCGTCAAAATCTCGCGGGGTACCTGCGACCGCTGTGGCCGCATCGCCGGCGGCTACTACAACGCCATCGTCCAAGTCCGCGCGGACGACCGAACGCCGACGGCCGCGGAACGGGACCGCGCGGTCGAAATCGCCGAAGCGTACGTCGCCGACCGGGAATCCGCGGGCGACCGTAACGCGTTTATCACCGAAATCGAGCCAGTAGACGAAGGCGTCGATATTCGGATTTCGACGACACAGATGGGGCAAGGCGCCGCCACCCGCATCGTCCGCGAACTCGGCGGCAGCGTCGAGAGCTACCCCACCCTCGTCACGGAGGACGGCGACGGCAACGAGGTGTACCGCGTCACCTACGCCGTCCGCTTGCCGGCGTTCACGCCGGGCGACGTGATCGACCCCGACGACGACGAGGGCCCCGTCCTCGTCCGGAGCGTCAGCGGGAATCTGAAAGGCGTGCGTCTGGCCTCGGGCGAGGCGTACGAGGAATCCTTCGACGAGGGGATCGATGCTCGGCGACTCGCCACCCGTGACGACGCCGTCGAGACGACGGTGGTGACCGTCGAGGACGACCACGCCGTGCAGGTGCTCGACCCCGAGACGTACGCGGCCGAAACCGTGTCGCGACCCGACTTCTTCGACCCCGACGCGGAGACGACGCCGGTCGTCAAGACCCGCGCCGGCCTGCACCTGCTTCCGGACTAG
- a CDS encoding DUF7317 family protein — protein sequence MSNKSFQSSVILYRSGTLTLSQAARHAGCSDAALAAAVGSSRDGMETAD from the coding sequence ATGAGCAACAAATCGTTCCAGTCGTCGGTGATCCTGTATCGTAGCGGCACGCTCACGCTCTCGCAGGCGGCGCGACACGCGGGGTGTTCCGACGCGGCGCTGGCGGCGGCGGTGGGTTCGTCACGGGACGGCATGGAAACCGCGGACTAG
- a CDS encoding helicase C-terminal domain-containing protein, with protein MDPDRIPSSFPAPSFRGNQREALDAIRDAFAAGNDAVLVRAPTGSGKSLLARAVAGSARAPEEADPAQATGAYYTTPQVSQLDDVAADDLLSDLNVIRGKGNYTCILPDETTTPVDRAPCARQSGYDCSIQHRCPYYADRAIASNRSIAAMTLAYFMQTAGSEVFGTRDVVVIDEAHGLAEWAEMYATVDLRPQTVPVWDDVGVPAVTDADDPLDRTARFAETLAGVCARAAEDLVASDELTPGEAARRDRLQDLRSELDWFVSDYRDPTSTTTWVVDQPDGEGTPITIKPLDPGRYLHHTVWDRGNKFALLSATILDKEAFCRGVGLDPSSVALVDVPHTFPLENRPLYDVTQGKMTYEHRDETLPNVARLLVRLLARHPEEKGIVHCHSYAIQERLAAQLAEFGVAPRIRTHDRENRDAALEEWKATDDPDCFLSVKMEEALDLCGDLARWQVLCKAPYLNTNDSRVARRLAEGQWAWYYRTALRTVIQAAGRVVRAPDDHGATYLADSSLLDLFDRARGDMPDWFAEAVDRLSRPTLPEFDPDAALAGTASTPGTRTGGGSSAGRESTSRSRSRSTGDTAPSDSADADHPLSDVWGE; from the coding sequence GTGGACCCCGACCGTATTCCGTCTTCGTTTCCCGCCCCCTCCTTTCGCGGCAACCAGCGCGAGGCCCTCGACGCCATCCGCGACGCGTTCGCCGCGGGCAACGACGCCGTCCTCGTGCGGGCGCCGACGGGCAGCGGCAAATCCCTCCTCGCTCGCGCCGTCGCGGGGTCGGCCCGCGCGCCCGAGGAGGCCGACCCCGCGCAGGCGACCGGCGCCTACTACACCACGCCGCAGGTGTCGCAACTGGACGACGTGGCCGCAGACGACCTGCTCTCGGATCTGAACGTCATCCGGGGGAAGGGGAACTACACCTGCATTCTGCCCGACGAGACGACGACGCCCGTCGACCGGGCGCCGTGTGCGCGCCAGTCGGGCTACGACTGCTCGATCCAGCACCGCTGTCCGTACTACGCCGACCGCGCCATCGCCTCGAACCGATCCATCGCGGCGATGACGCTCGCGTACTTCATGCAGACCGCCGGCTCGGAGGTGTTCGGCACGCGGGATGTGGTGGTGATCGACGAGGCCCACGGCCTCGCGGAGTGGGCTGAGATGTACGCCACTGTCGACCTGCGCCCGCAAACCGTCCCCGTCTGGGACGACGTGGGCGTGCCGGCGGTGACCGACGCCGACGACCCATTGGATCGTACCGCCCGGTTCGCCGAGACGCTCGCCGGCGTCTGTGCGCGTGCCGCCGAGGACCTCGTCGCCAGCGACGAGTTGACGCCGGGCGAGGCCGCGCGCCGGGACCGGCTTCAGGACCTGCGCTCCGAACTCGACTGGTTCGTCTCGGACTACCGCGACCCAACCAGCACGACGACGTGGGTCGTCGATCAGCCCGACGGCGAGGGGACGCCAATCACGATCAAACCGCTCGACCCTGGTCGCTACCTCCACCACACCGTCTGGGACCGCGGCAACAAGTTCGCCCTCCTCTCGGCGACGATTCTGGACAAGGAGGCGTTCTGTCGTGGCGTCGGCCTCGACCCGTCGAGTGTCGCTCTCGTCGACGTCCCCCACACGTTTCCACTGGAGAATCGCCCGCTCTACGACGTGACACAGGGGAAGATGACCTACGAACACCGCGACGAGACGCTGCCGAACGTGGCGCGGCTACTCGTCCGCCTGCTGGCTCGCCACCCGGAAGAGAAAGGTATCGTCCACTGTCACTCCTACGCGATTCAGGAGCGATTGGCGGCGCAGTTGGCGGAGTTCGGCGTCGCGCCCCGCATCCGGACACACGACCGGGAGAACCGCGACGCGGCGCTGGAGGAGTGGAAAGCGACCGACGACCCCGACTGTTTCCTCTCGGTGAAAATGGAGGAGGCACTGGACCTGTGTGGTGACCTCGCGCGCTGGCAGGTGCTCTGCAAGGCGCCGTATCTCAACACGAACGATTCGCGGGTCGCCCGGCGACTGGCGGAGGGGCAGTGGGCGTGGTACTACCGGACGGCGCTCCGGACGGTGATTCAGGCGGCCGGGCGAGTCGTGCGCGCCCCCGACGATCACGGGGCGACGTATCTCGCCGATTCGAGCCTCCTCGACCTGTTCGACCGCGCCCGGGGCGATATGCCCGACTGGTTCGCCGAGGCGGTGGATCGGCTGTCACGCCCCACGCTCCCCGAGTTCGACCCCGACGCGGCGCTCGCGGGCACGGCGTCGACGCCGGGGACACGAACCGGCGGGGGGTCGAGCGCGGGACGGGAGTCGACATCGCGCTCTCGGTCCCGGTCCACGGGTGATACGGCGCCGTCCGACTCGGCGGACGCCGACCACCCCCTCTCGGACGTGTGGGGGGAGTGA
- a CDS encoding DUF7561 family protein, with the protein MSSDPCDGCGEEVPVAGGVGNFWTFEAEATGGMSLELADGTDHFLCFDCIERLPDDREVTAEDVAALSE; encoded by the coding sequence ATGAGCTCCGATCCCTGTGACGGCTGTGGCGAGGAAGTGCCCGTCGCGGGCGGCGTCGGGAACTTCTGGACGTTCGAAGCCGAGGCGACGGGCGGGATGTCGCTCGAACTCGCCGACGGAACCGACCACTTCCTCTGTTTCGACTGTATCGAGCGCCTGCCTGACGACCGCGAGGTGACCGCCGAGGACGTGGCGGCGCTGTCGGAGTAG
- a CDS encoding NAD(P)H-binding protein, with the protein MHVLVTGATGFVGRRLVPALLDAAHEVTVLARDAGRYDGPSGVRIVVGDLLERESIDAAVGSEDTVDAAYYLVHSMTARDDFEARDRRAAANFADAASAAGVDRVIYLGGLGEERDRLSPHLRSRREVERVLAAGTYDLTTLRAAIIVGPGSAGFEMVVQLASRLPVMVTPRWVRTPCQPIGVDDVIAYLVGVLDDPETAGETYEIGGPEVLTYAEMLRRTGRHLGHEPTLVAVPVLTPRLSAYWVGLMTDVPWSVARPLIEGLKNPVVVHDDRLARLVDVDPTPFDEAVRRALTERAAAEAGA; encoded by the coding sequence ATGCACGTACTCGTCACCGGCGCCACGGGGTTCGTCGGACGCCGCCTCGTTCCCGCTCTCCTCGACGCGGCCCACGAGGTGACGGTCCTCGCCCGCGACGCCGGACGCTACGACGGCCCGTCGGGGGTCCGGATCGTCGTCGGCGACCTCCTCGAACGGGAGTCGATCGACGCCGCCGTCGGGAGCGAGGATACCGTCGACGCCGCCTACTACCTCGTCCACTCGATGACGGCCCGAGACGATTTCGAGGCCCGTGACCGCCGGGCGGCAGCGAACTTCGCCGACGCCGCGAGCGCCGCCGGCGTCGACCGAGTGATCTACCTCGGCGGTCTGGGCGAGGAGCGGGACCGCCTCTCGCCGCATCTCCGATCCCGACGCGAGGTCGAACGGGTGCTCGCGGCGGGGACGTACGACCTCACGACGCTCCGGGCGGCGATCATCGTCGGCCCCGGGAGCGCCGGGTTCGAGATGGTCGTCCAACTCGCCTCGCGACTTCCGGTGATGGTGACGCCCCGGTGGGTGCGGACGCCCTGTCAGCCCATCGGCGTCGACGACGTGATCGCCTACCTCGTCGGCGTCCTCGACGACCCCGAGACGGCGGGAGAGACGTACGAAATCGGCGGCCCGGAGGTGCTGACGTACGCCGAGATGCTCCGGCGGACGGGACGGCATCTGGGACACGAACCGACCCTCGTCGCGGTGCCGGTGTTGACGCCACGGCTCTCCGCGTACTGGGTGGGGCTGATGACGGACGTTCCCTGGAGCGTCGCTCGCCCGCTGATCGAGGGGCTGAAGAATCCGGTCGTGGTCCACGACGACCGACTCGCCCGACTCGTCGACGTCGATCCGACCCCCTTCGACGAGGCGGTCCGGCGGGCGCTGACCGAGCGCGCGGCCGCGGAGGCCGGCGCGTGA
- a CDS encoding DUF7530 family protein — MIGTRDAVDGDPTFGDTWVYESLVGGIPGLDLSARAAIALQVLLFETLVVGLGVAYGLSLAAVVGGTVAVAVAAAGSVAMLYIGTATRGLALPDAHRRLLFGSGVETLFGVLSFVAVVTHLLSGAPAPFDPFGGGRSPAPVTFVALLILWDLCYRIGTSWWTALVSLWRSLRYRVAPETARRCRRLDAANVGFSLLELALLPLVVGQPLLVWGVVGHVAAVTAVSTAATLLLRTEP, encoded by the coding sequence GTGATCGGGACCCGTGACGCAGTCGACGGTGATCCAACCTTCGGCGACACGTGGGTGTACGAGAGCCTCGTGGGTGGGATTCCCGGGCTCGACCTCTCGGCTCGGGCGGCCATCGCCCTCCAGGTCCTCCTCTTCGAGACGCTGGTCGTCGGCCTCGGGGTCGCCTACGGCCTGTCGCTTGCGGCCGTCGTGGGCGGCACCGTCGCCGTCGCCGTCGCCGCCGCGGGGAGCGTCGCCATGCTCTATATCGGCACGGCGACACGCGGCCTCGCCCTGCCGGACGCCCACCGGCGCCTCCTCTTTGGCTCCGGCGTCGAGACGCTGTTCGGCGTCCTGAGCTTCGTCGCGGTCGTGACGCATCTGCTCTCGGGGGCGCCGGCGCCGTTCGACCCGTTCGGCGGCGGACGGTCACCCGCCCCCGTGACGTTCGTCGCCCTGTTGATCCTCTGGGATCTCTGTTACCGGATCGGCACCTCGTGGTGGACGGCGCTGGTGTCGCTGTGGCGGTCGCTCAGATACCGGGTCGCGCCCGAGACGGCCCGTCGGTGTCGGCGCCTCGACGCCGCCAACGTGGGCTTTTCCCTCCTCGAACTGGCGCTCCTGCCGCTGGTCGTCGGACAGCCGTTGCTCGTCTGGGGGGTGGTCGGCCACGTCGCTGCCGTGACGGCCGTCTCGACGGCGGCGACACTACTGCTCAGAACCGAGCCGTGA
- a CDS encoding DUF5786 family protein has product MSMGAYDEDEHERRAQKTGQVDTEFDDDRSEFRGTLSYESGDSTEALLDQFKQLQGE; this is encoded by the coding sequence ATGTCAATGGGTGCCTATGACGAGGACGAGCACGAACGCCGCGCGCAGAAAACGGGGCAAGTCGACACGGAGTTCGACGACGACCGGTCGGAGTTCCGAGGGACCCTCTCGTACGAATCCGGCGATTCGACGGAAGCGCTGCTCGATCAGTTCAAGCAGCTGCAGGGCGAGTAG
- the lipA gene encoding lipoyl synthase, protein MARQRKPDWLRMRPPSGERFTEIKQTLRDRDLNTVCEEANCPNLGECWSGRNGPGTATFMLMGDRCSRGCNFCDVRTGGMSALDPDEPANVADAVAEIGLDYVVLTSVDRDDLSDQGASHFARTIEAIKERDPGILVEVLIPDFRGDLDLVDRILDAGPDVLAHNVETVERLQWPVRDRRAGYEQSLSVLEHAADAGGVYTKTSLMLGLGEYDHELYRALSDCREAGVDVVTLGQYLQPSRTHLDVYEYVHPDAFETWRRVAEEELGFLYCASGPMVRSSYRAGELFVDAVLRDGRSVEEARREAHAAT, encoded by the coding sequence ATGGCACGGCAACGTAAGCCCGACTGGCTCAGGATGCGCCCCCCGTCGGGCGAGCGGTTCACGGAGATCAAGCAGACGCTCCGCGACCGCGACCTCAACACCGTGTGCGAGGAGGCCAACTGTCCGAACCTGGGCGAGTGTTGGAGCGGCCGTAACGGCCCCGGGACGGCCACGTTCATGCTCATGGGCGATCGGTGTTCCCGCGGCTGTAACTTCTGTGACGTACGGACGGGTGGGATGTCGGCACTCGACCCCGACGAACCCGCGAACGTCGCCGACGCCGTCGCGGAGATCGGCCTGGACTACGTCGTCCTCACGAGCGTCGACCGCGACGACCTGTCCGATCAGGGTGCGAGCCACTTCGCGCGCACCATCGAGGCGATCAAGGAGCGCGATCCCGGCATCCTGGTCGAGGTGCTCATCCCCGACTTCCGGGGCGACCTCGATCTGGTGGATCGCATCCTCGACGCCGGGCCGGACGTCCTCGCACACAACGTCGAGACGGTCGAACGGCTCCAGTGGCCGGTCCGGGACCGCCGCGCCGGCTACGAGCAGTCGCTCTCGGTGCTCGAACACGCGGCCGACGCCGGCGGGGTGTACACAAAGACGAGCCTCATGCTCGGGTTGGGGGAGTACGACCACGAACTCTACCGGGCGCTCTCGGACTGTCGCGAGGCCGGCGTCGACGTGGTGACCCTCGGCCAGTATCTCCAGCCCTCCCGCACCCACCTCGACGTGTACGAGTACGTCCACCCGGACGCCTTCGAGACGTGGCGCCGCGTCGCCGAGGAGGAACTCGGCTTCCTCTACTGCGCCAGCGGCCCGATGGTCCGGTCGTCGTACCGGGCGGGCGAACTGTTCGTCGACGCGGTCCTCCGCGACGGTCGGAGCGTCGAGGAGGCACGCCGCGAGGCCCACGCCGCGACGTGA
- the pdhA gene encoding pyruvate dehydrogenase (acetyl-transferring) E1 component subunit alpha, which yields MVQVLDESGELVGDPPDLADDELVALYRHLRLARHFDERAVNLQRQGRMGTYPPLAGQEAAQVGSAMALDDRDWIAPSYREHAAVHVHGLSLSDILLYWMGHGAGGWRTDVNVLPAAVPIATQVPHTTGLALASKLRGHDAVACAYFGDGATSEGDFHEGLNVAGVFDVPAVFLCNNNGWAISVPRERQTASPTLAGKAVAYGIDGVQVDGMDPLATYEVTRAAVEKARTPGERPRPTLIEAVQYRFGAHTTADDPTVYRDEAEVAEWRRRDPIPRLERFLRETGRLDDETVEGIETSVREQVSEAIERAENTARPEPDAMFDDVYAEPSPALRDQRAALHRLRDRHGDDAFLKE from the coding sequence ATGGTCCAGGTGCTCGACGAGTCGGGCGAACTCGTCGGCGACCCCCCCGATCTCGCTGACGACGAACTGGTCGCCCTCTACCGCCACCTGCGCCTCGCGCGCCACTTCGACGAGCGGGCGGTCAACCTCCAGCGACAGGGCCGGATGGGCACCTACCCGCCGCTGGCCGGTCAGGAGGCGGCCCAGGTTGGGAGCGCGATGGCCCTCGACGACCGGGACTGGATCGCCCCGAGTTACCGCGAACACGCCGCCGTCCACGTCCACGGCCTCTCGCTCTCCGATATCCTGCTGTACTGGATGGGCCACGGCGCTGGCGGGTGGCGCACGGACGTGAACGTCCTCCCCGCGGCGGTCCCCATCGCGACGCAGGTGCCGCACACGACGGGGCTGGCGCTGGCGTCGAAGCTTCGCGGCCACGATGCAGTAGCCTGTGCCTACTTCGGCGACGGCGCCACCAGCGAGGGCGACTTCCACGAGGGGCTGAACGTGGCGGGCGTCTTCGACGTGCCCGCCGTCTTCCTCTGTAACAACAACGGGTGGGCCATCTCGGTGCCGCGGGAGCGCCAGACCGCGAGCCCGACGCTCGCGGGCAAGGCCGTCGCCTACGGCATCGACGGCGTGCAGGTCGACGGGATGGACCCGCTGGCGACCTACGAAGTGACCCGGGCGGCGGTGGAGAAAGCCCGGACGCCGGGCGAACGGCCGCGACCCACCCTGATCGAGGCGGTGCAGTATCGCTTCGGCGCCCACACCACCGCCGACGACCCGACGGTCTACCGCGACGAGGCGGAGGTGGCCGAGTGGCGCCGCCGGGACCCCATCCCCCGCCTCGAACGCTTCCTGCGCGAGACGGGCCGCCTCGACGACGAGACGGTCGAGGGGATCGAGACGAGCGTCCGCGAGCAGGTGAGCGAAGCCATCGAACGGGCCGAGAACACCGCCCGCCCGGAGCCCGACGCGATGTTCGACGACGTGTACGCCGAGCCGTCCCCGGCGCTTCGCGACCAGCGGGCCGCCCTGCATCGACTGCGCGACCGACACGGCGACGACGCCTTCCTGAAGGAGTAA